From a region of the Thiomicrorhabdus sp. genome:
- a CDS encoding ABC transporter ATP-binding protein, protein MSASNIWISDLTHYYNKKQTSPTLDDINLTIPKGQLTALIGRSGCGKSTLLQMMAGLLMPSEGAVRINAHTVLKPNAKWNMMFQKPSLYPWMTVRENAALSLVFAGTYKGNEDRVENLLDMVGLSEHKDKNVQQLSGGQQQRVALARSLAAEPEVLLLDEPFSALDAFTRSALQTEVAQICHDQGITMVLVTHDIEEAVAMADKVVIMNHNPGRIVGSLDVPVDYPRDRNAPEFIALKEQLFEEFEKIDQAKQLELKEQAS, encoded by the coding sequence ATGTCAGCTTCAAACATTTGGATCTCAGATCTAACACATTACTACAATAAAAAACAAACATCGCCAACACTTGACGATATCAATTTAACCATACCTAAAGGCCAATTAACCGCCTTAATTGGTCGAAGTGGCTGCGGTAAATCTACCTTGCTACAGATGATGGCAGGCCTTCTTATGCCTTCAGAAGGTGCTGTGCGTATTAACGCTCATACCGTACTTAAGCCAAATGCAAAGTGGAACATGATGTTCCAAAAACCATCGTTATACCCATGGATGACAGTTAGAGAAAACGCTGCTTTATCACTTGTTTTTGCTGGAACTTACAAAGGCAATGAAGATCGTGTTGAAAACCTACTCGATATGGTTGGCCTTTCTGAGCACAAAGACAAAAATGTACAACAACTTTCAGGCGGACAGCAACAACGTGTTGCTTTAGCACGCTCATTAGCTGCCGAGCCAGAAGTACTACTCTTAGATGAACCATTTTCTGCACTTGATGCATTTACCCGCTCTGCTTTACAAACAGAAGTTGCACAAATCTGTCATGACCAAGGTATTACGATGGTACTTGTTACCCACGATATTGAAGAGGCTGTGGCCATGGCTGATAAAGTTGTGATTATGAATCACAACCCTGGCCGTATTGTGGGTTCATTGGACGTACCTGTTGATTACCCTCGCGACCGTAACGCCCCAGAATTTATTGCTTTGAAAGAGCAGTTATTTGAAGAGTTTGAAAAAATCGACCAGGCCAAGCAACTCGAACTTAAAGAGCAAGCCTCTTAA
- a CDS encoding ABC transporter substrate-binding protein, which yields MCQLCDISEESAKVDYKFNPAKGRREFILDSLATAGGLTAAMSLPLDALANMEMPDDEVVRIGYLPITDASALLVAHAMGFFEDEGLKVEKPTLIRGWSPLIEGFAAKKFNLVHFLKPIPVWMRYNNKFPVKITGWAHTNGSGLVVGKHTGVEKFEELGGKQIAVPYWYSMHNVVLQMALKNAGLEPVIQDQTDPLKPNQVNLQIMPPPDMPPALAAKKIDAFIVAEPFNAAGELLAGAKMLRFTGDIWKNHPCCVICMHDEHVDKKKVWSQKVMNAVVRGALYAQENKEEVAHMLSREGKRYLPMKAKVVLKAMTDYDPKHYEEPDAIKHEDWKIGRIDFNPYPYPTATKFIIDELKETLVAGDKTFLNNLDTDFVVKDLVNYDYVKNAMDKYDVWDRVPGVNPEDKTNREEVFVL from the coding sequence ATGTGCCAACTTTGTGATATTTCAGAAGAATCTGCAAAAGTAGACTATAAATTTAACCCTGCTAAAGGTCGTAGAGAGTTCATTCTTGATAGCTTAGCTACCGCTGGTGGATTAACTGCAGCGATGAGCTTACCTCTTGATGCGCTTGCCAATATGGAAATGCCTGATGATGAAGTGGTACGTATTGGTTACTTACCAATTACTGATGCCAGTGCTTTATTAGTAGCACACGCAATGGGCTTTTTTGAAGACGAAGGTTTAAAAGTAGAAAAGCCAACACTTATTCGTGGCTGGTCGCCATTAATTGAAGGTTTTGCAGCTAAAAAATTCAACTTGGTGCATTTCTTAAAGCCAATTCCAGTTTGGATGCGATACAACAATAAGTTCCCTGTCAAAATTACAGGCTGGGCTCACACTAATGGTTCTGGTCTTGTTGTTGGTAAACATACAGGTGTTGAAAAGTTTGAAGAGCTTGGTGGAAAACAGATTGCCGTTCCTTATTGGTATTCAATGCACAACGTTGTATTACAGATGGCACTTAAAAACGCCGGATTAGAGCCAGTTATTCAAGATCAAACTGATCCTCTTAAACCCAACCAAGTTAACTTACAAATCATGCCACCACCAGATATGCCACCTGCATTAGCGGCTAAAAAGATTGATGCATTTATCGTTGCAGAGCCATTCAACGCGGCTGGTGAATTATTAGCTGGTGCCAAAATGCTTCGTTTTACAGGTGATATTTGGAAAAACCATCCTTGTTGCGTAATTTGTATGCACGACGAGCACGTTGACAAGAAAAAAGTATGGTCACAAAAAGTAATGAACGCTGTAGTACGTGGTGCTTTATACGCTCAAGAGAACAAAGAAGAAGTTGCACACATGCTATCTCGCGAAGGTAAAAGATACTTACCAATGAAAGCGAAAGTGGTATTAAAAGCCATGACGGACTATGACCCAAAACACTACGAAGAACCAGATGCGATTAAGCATGAAGATTGGAAAATTGGTCGTATTGACTTTAACCCATATCCTTATCCTACTGCCACTAAGTTTATTATTGATGAACTTAAAGAAACGTTAGTCGCAGGTGATAAAACATTCTTAAATAACTTAGACACAGACTTTGTGGTTAAAGATTTAGTGAATTATGACTACGTTAAAAATGCGATGGATAAATACGATGTTTGGGACAGAGTACCTGGCGTAAACCCTGAAGATAAAACCAATCGAGAGGAGGTATTTGTACTATGA
- a CDS encoding ABC transporter permease has product MSTLAVKPTFSFSQLYSGFRKLPPGVQNFSNAALGMAILLLLWWIGGILIQSNPDTEAFADFAPGPAFSALYYLIETGSIWETIYSSLYRIIIGLFWGIVIGVPVGVLVGYFVTVRQIANMPFQFLRMISPLAWMPIAVLAFETWDNAIIFLLIMATVWPIIFGTAHGVQRIDPNWFSVAKNLGADGFQMLRRVIMPAIAQDVFAGIRLAIGVAWVVLVPAEYLGVTSGLGYAINDARDTLSYDSLAAIVVVIGVIGYLLDAIAVMLIKRYSWRVE; this is encoded by the coding sequence ATGAGCACTCTAGCAGTAAAACCAACTTTTTCTTTTAGCCAACTTTATTCTGGCTTTAGAAAACTACCACCAGGGGTGCAAAACTTTTCAAATGCCGCATTAGGTATGGCAATACTTTTATTACTTTGGTGGATTGGTGGAATCTTAATTCAATCAAACCCTGATACAGAAGCATTTGCTGACTTTGCCCCAGGCCCAGCTTTTTCAGCCTTGTACTATTTAATTGAAACAGGCTCTATCTGGGAAACCATTTACTCGAGTCTTTACCGAATTATTATCGGTCTCTTCTGGGGGATTGTAATCGGTGTACCAGTAGGTGTATTGGTCGGTTATTTTGTTACCGTTCGCCAAATTGCTAACATGCCTTTTCAATTCTTACGAATGATTAGCCCTTTAGCATGGATGCCAATCGCAGTTTTAGCTTTTGAAACCTGGGACAATGCCATTATCTTTTTATTAATTATGGCAACCGTTTGGCCTATTATTTTTGGTACGGCTCACGGCGTACAGCGTATTGATCCAAACTGGTTTAGCGTTGCTAAAAACCTCGGTGCCGATGGTTTCCAAATGCTTCGCCGAGTTATTATGCCTGCGATTGCACAAGATGTTTTTGCCGGTATTCGTTTAGCAATCGGTGTGGCATGGGTGGTACTTGTTCCAGCGGAATACCTAGGTGTTACCTCTGGTTTAGGTTACGCAATCAACGATGCTCGAGATACGTTATCTTATGACTCTCTAGCCGCTATCGTAGTTGTTATCGGTGTCATTGGTTACCTGCTTGATGCGATTGCCGTCATGCTAATCAAACGTTATTCATGGCGCGTAGAGTAA
- a CDS encoding Rho-binding antiterminator — MGISCSIYDQLEIASMHQQLVRLKFNAQNNESFSVEGVIDNLFTKKSKEYVSIKDGKTYCLDQLISIELIN, encoded by the coding sequence ATGGGGATTTCTTGTTCGATTTATGACCAATTAGAAATTGCATCGATGCATCAACAATTAGTACGTTTAAAGTTTAATGCTCAAAATAATGAGTCATTTTCAGTGGAGGGTGTAATTGATAATTTATTTACAAAAAAATCTAAAGAATATGTCTCAATTAAAGATGGTAAAACATATTGTTTAGATCAACTGATAAGTATTGAGCTCATCAATTAG
- a CDS encoding sigma-54-dependent Fis family transcriptional regulator translates to MKPSYPFNQKPYKTVNTGNSVKEVEHLDIASHLEYIVIKEAAEQIENAYNPEKAIRTILSLISRQMGLNRGRILLQDGDTGYLHAAYSYGLTPEEITRSRFAMSEGISGKVMYTGTPTIVSDIDKEDDYLFRTVDRDILPPGKVSFIATPITRNSVVIGVLAVNRMANPRRSLDKDLGLLKLIALFVSEILSVHAMIEKQTQILKEENEQLRSLALGQGSQYGIIGESPALMSALNKVSRATNTSVTVMLQGESGTGKERFSRMLHLASHRQDGPFIAINCAAIPEELLESELFGHEKGAFTGAVQTKLGKMELANHGTLFLDEIGDMDLGLQSKLLRVLEDRTITRIGATKPIPIDIRIIVASHKDLHEAVNNGAFRLDLFYRLNVFPIELPALREREGDVRLLARHFLNHANQEYSTSAIFDPEAMAFLERYDWPGNIRQLENVVKRAVLLADNNRLISASLVNRIISEESGIIRGGTPKPPPEPAQVPVQPTAYADNWQQSTTVARSPAPVEQTTAKIESYPPLEFVDTVSNPEEEKRTYWRVSENETERLQQALEMARGNKTRAAMLLNMTPRQFSYRLKKLGIES, encoded by the coding sequence ATGAAGCCATCTTACCCTTTTAATCAAAAACCATACAAGACTGTAAATACAGGTAACTCAGTGAAAGAAGTTGAACATTTAGATATTGCCAGTCATTTAGAATATATCGTTATCAAAGAAGCGGCTGAACAGATTGAAAACGCCTACAATCCTGAAAAGGCGATTCGCACCATTCTTAGCCTTATTTCAAGACAAATGGGTTTGAATAGAGGTCGTATTTTATTGCAAGATGGCGATACTGGCTATCTTCATGCAGCCTACTCTTATGGCCTAACCCCAGAAGAAATCACACGTAGTCGCTTTGCTATGAGTGAAGGGATCTCCGGAAAAGTGATGTACACAGGAACGCCTACTATCGTCTCAGATATAGACAAAGAAGATGATTATCTATTTAGAACGGTAGATCGCGACATATTACCCCCCGGAAAAGTTTCTTTTATTGCCACTCCAATTACCAGAAACAGCGTGGTTATTGGTGTACTTGCCGTTAACAGAATGGCTAATCCTCGGCGCTCATTAGATAAAGATCTTGGCCTACTTAAATTAATTGCACTCTTTGTAAGTGAAATTCTATCTGTTCACGCCATGATTGAAAAGCAAACGCAAATTCTTAAAGAAGAGAACGAACAACTTCGTTCTCTGGCCCTTGGCCAAGGAAGTCAATACGGCATTATTGGCGAAAGCCCTGCATTAATGTCCGCTTTAAATAAAGTAAGCCGAGCTACCAATACCTCTGTTACCGTTATGTTGCAAGGTGAATCTGGAACAGGAAAAGAGCGGTTCTCACGTATGCTTCATCTTGCTTCTCACCGTCAAGACGGGCCATTTATCGCCATTAACTGTGCAGCTATTCCTGAAGAACTATTAGAATCGGAACTCTTTGGCCACGAAAAAGGGGCTTTTACAGGTGCGGTACAAACCAAACTTGGAAAGATGGAATTAGCGAATCATGGCACTTTATTTTTAGATGAAATCGGTGACATGGACTTAGGCTTACAGTCTAAACTATTACGGGTACTAGAAGACCGCACGATAACTAGAATTGGGGCAACCAAACCGATTCCAATTGATATTAGAATCATCGTTGCATCCCATAAAGATCTACACGAAGCAGTAAATAATGGTGCTTTCAGACTCGATTTATTCTATCGTTTAAACGTTTTCCCTATTGAATTACCCGCATTACGAGAGCGAGAAGGTGATGTAAGATTGCTTGCAAGACACTTTCTAAACCACGCTAACCAAGAGTATTCAACTAGTGCTATTTTTGACCCTGAGGCTATGGCATTTTTAGAACGCTATGATTGGCCAGGTAATATTCGTCAACTAGAGAACGTAGTTAAGCGTGCGGTTCTACTTGCTGATAATAATCGTCTTATTTCTGCTAGCTTAGTTAATCGGATTATTTCTGAAGAAAGTGGCATTATTCGTGGAGGCACACCTAAACCCCCTCCCGAGCCAGCGCAGGTACCTGTTCAGCCAACAGCATATGCCGATAATTGGCAGCAAAGCACAACGGTGGCTAGAAGTCCTGCACCTGTAGAACAAACAACAGCCAAAATTGAGTCTTATCCACCTTTAGAATTTGTCGATACTGTCAGCAATCCTGAAGAAGAAAAACGCACCTATTGGCGTGTTTCTGAAAATGAAACAGAACGTTTACAACAAGCCTTAGAAATGGCTCGTGGCAATAAAACCAGAGCCGCCATGCTTTTGAATATGACACCCCGTCAATTTAGCTATCGCTTAAAAAAATTAGGGATTGAAAGCTAA
- a CDS encoding FAD-dependent oxidoreductase, translating into MSMPFQKYICKTCGLIYDEELGDEDSGLAPGTRFEDIPDDWYCPLCLVSKSDFVLIDTTKKVASDDQPKRKVSNKADILIIGSGYAGWQAAEAIRKENADAVITLLTADDGTVYPKPALSMALSQSRKPEDLPEATANQKAAELDLGVKVRTKVMSINNKRKKVMTTTGSFSYDKLVLATGAKALVPKVDGDASHEMVTINDLAAYKKFYKTLQGIKKVTLVGGGLIATELAEDLRSFGVDVDMIIRGSHLMSQIMPEAISSNLEAKLHDRGVNLIFNSELKEMNKTETGYELKTDQGETYETDLVLAAIGLSPNIELAKKAKLETNLGICINEHCQTSDPDVFAIGDCAELDGVVQAYLEPIRRQVKALASHLYGDSTASFNSLPTLIKTKTPSLSIMLSPPLHATHGHWEMNMDEGENQRLLYTVDGEVSGFALSGEFVTSANKMYQELYSA; encoded by the coding sequence ATGAGCATGCCATTTCAAAAGTATATTTGTAAAACTTGCGGTTTGATTTACGACGAGGAGCTGGGTGATGAAGATTCAGGCCTGGCACCAGGAACACGTTTTGAAGATATTCCTGATGATTGGTATTGCCCGCTTTGTTTAGTCAGTAAATCTGATTTTGTTTTAATCGATACAACCAAAAAAGTAGCCTCAGATGACCAACCAAAACGTAAGGTCAGCAATAAAGCTGATATTCTTATTATTGGTTCTGGTTACGCTGGTTGGCAAGCGGCTGAAGCGATTCGTAAAGAAAACGCTGATGCGGTGATTACCTTATTAACAGCAGATGATGGAACGGTTTATCCAAAGCCTGCATTGTCTATGGCCTTGAGTCAAAGTCGTAAGCCAGAAGATTTGCCAGAAGCCACGGCTAATCAAAAAGCGGCAGAACTTGATTTAGGTGTTAAAGTCAGAACCAAAGTGATGTCTATTAACAATAAGCGTAAAAAAGTCATGACCACAACGGGTAGTTTTAGCTATGACAAGTTAGTCTTAGCAACCGGTGCTAAAGCCTTAGTACCAAAAGTTGATGGAGATGCAAGCCATGAGATGGTAACCATCAATGACCTAGCAGCATACAAAAAGTTTTATAAAACCTTACAAGGGATTAAAAAAGTTACTTTGGTTGGCGGTGGTTTAATCGCTACTGAATTAGCTGAGGACTTAAGATCATTTGGCGTTGATGTTGATATGATTATTCGCGGTTCTCATTTGATGAGTCAAATTATGCCCGAAGCTATTTCAAGCAATCTTGAAGCAAAATTGCATGACCGTGGCGTTAATTTGATTTTTAACTCTGAATTAAAAGAGATGAATAAAACCGAAACAGGTTATGAGTTAAAAACGGATCAAGGTGAAACCTATGAAACGGATTTAGTGTTAGCTGCAATTGGTTTGTCGCCAAATATAGAACTGGCCAAAAAAGCCAAATTAGAAACTAATTTAGGTATTTGTATTAATGAACACTGCCAAACTAGTGATCCTGATGTTTTTGCCATTGGTGATTGTGCTGAGTTAGATGGGGTTGTTCAAGCTTATTTAGAGCCAATTAGACGCCAAGTTAAAGCATTAGCCTCACATCTATATGGTGATTCAACAGCAAGTTTTAACTCTTTACCAACTTTAATTAAAACCAAAACACCTAGTTTATCTATTATGTTAAGTCCGCCATTGCATGCAACGCATGGTCATTGGGAAATGAATATGGATGAAGGTGAAAATCAACGTTTACTTTATACTGTAGATGGTGAAGTATCAGGTTTTGCGTTGAGTGGTGAATTTGTTACCTCTGCCAATAAGATGTATCAAGAACTGTATTCGGCTTAA
- a CDS encoding acyl-CoA dehydrogenase family protein yields the protein MINQIVKNDLKPLTLAIDHGTYTTEVLEKLGKAGAFRHHIPSQNNGKLNLFGTIADMAVVSEECMSTGFMMWAQTVCAWYIENSDNEYLKTEILPKMVDGDLFGATSLSNPMKHFAGIEELKLTAEETEDGYIINGTLPWVSNLLEGSSKHFFGSIFHVLDKEGKPARDAMALIPCNLEGLTMKQLVEFVGMEGTGTYALIFDNAFLPKKYLLSDPVKPLLQKMKAGFILLQTGMAAGVIQGAINDMKKSNLTLSEINEYLDDSPEEMQEELDDALEFIQELCEEPYTVGEEYIKSVLEARLLGAEICKRAADSVMQHAGAKGYIVDAVAHRKQREAYFVIIVTPSIKHLRKEIARIEEAA from the coding sequence ATGATTAATCAAATTGTTAAAAATGATTTAAAACCGCTAACACTAGCAATTGACCACGGTACCTATACAACCGAAGTGCTTGAAAAATTAGGTAAAGCGGGTGCATTTCGTCATCACATACCATCTCAAAATAATGGCAAACTAAATTTATTTGGCACCATTGCTGATATGGCTGTGGTATCAGAAGAATGTATGTCTACTGGATTTATGATGTGGGCTCAAACGGTTTGTGCTTGGTATATTGAAAACTCAGACAATGAATACCTAAAAACTGAAATTTTACCAAAAATGGTTGATGGTGATTTATTTGGTGCAACGTCACTTTCAAACCCAATGAAACATTTTGCAGGTATTGAAGAATTAAAACTGACTGCAGAAGAAACAGAAGATGGTTACATCATCAACGGCACTTTACCGTGGGTTTCAAATTTATTAGAGGGTTCAAGTAAGCATTTCTTTGGTTCTATTTTTCATGTATTAGATAAAGAGGGCAAACCTGCTAGAGATGCAATGGCATTAATTCCATGTAACCTGGAAGGTTTGACTATGAAACAGCTGGTTGAATTTGTTGGTATGGAAGGAACAGGGACTTATGCTCTTATTTTTGATAACGCATTTTTGCCAAAGAAATACCTATTGTCAGACCCTGTAAAACCATTGTTACAAAAAATGAAAGCTGGTTTTATTTTATTGCAGACAGGTATGGCTGCTGGTGTGATTCAAGGTGCGATTAATGATATGAAAAAATCAAACCTAACGCTTTCAGAGATTAATGAATACCTTGATGACTCTCCAGAAGAGATGCAAGAAGAGCTTGATGATGCATTAGAGTTTATTCAAGAGCTTTGCGAAGAACCTTACACCGTGGGTGAAGAGTACATTAAGTCTGTTTTAGAGGCACGTCTATTAGGTGCTGAAATTTGCAAACGTGCAGCAGATTCAGTTATGCAACACGCAGGTGCTAAAGGTTATATTGTTGATGCAGTAGCACATCGTAAACAACGTGAAGCCTATTTTGTGATTATTGTTACCCCTTCAATTAAGCATTTAAGAAAAGAAATTGCCCGTATTGAAGAAGCGGCTTAG
- a CDS encoding OsmC family protein yields MTDTLHIPSCLRPIDMEGLGKLGDAGKAAPDTIKTLKSKTVLEGQFKNYNYIRDLEPVVVDEPPVLLGEDTAPNPSEMALLSLGSCLSVGVQANASNRGIPLTKLEVELEGDINITAVWGTGDLDPNKKLGVTEVRAMFTIESPGTPKEVLEELVAHAMKWSPVANTYLNAVTMSGKLVS; encoded by the coding sequence ATGACTGATACATTACACATTCCATCTTGCTTACGTCCAATTGATATGGAAGGACTTGGAAAACTAGGAGATGCAGGTAAGGCTGCACCAGATACGATTAAAACACTTAAAAGTAAAACTGTTTTAGAAGGTCAGTTTAAGAATTATAACTACATTCGTGATTTAGAGCCTGTTGTTGTTGATGAGCCACCTGTTTTATTAGGTGAAGATACTGCTCCAAACCCATCAGAGATGGCGTTACTTTCATTAGGTTCATGTTTATCAGTAGGTGTACAAGCTAATGCTTCAAATCGTGGAATTCCACTCACTAAGTTAGAAGTTGAGCTTGAAGGTGATATTAATATCACAGCCGTTTGGGGTACAGGTGATTTAGATCCAAACAAAAAGTTAGGGGTTACTGAAGTAAGAGCAATGTTCACAATTGAATCTCCAGGTACACCAAAAGAAGTTTTAGAAGAGTTAGTTGCTCATGCTATGAAGTGGTCGCCAGTGGCTAACACCTATTTAAATGCTGTAACTATGTCAGGAAAATTGGTTAGCTAA
- the cynS gene encoding cyanase, translated as MMTKLEMTEAIILAKSEKSVGWAEIATAAGLSEVYTTSACLGMNHLDPEPAEKVAEFLGLSSEVATALKAFPTKTWDQIVPTDPLIYRLYEIVGVYGPTMKEIINEKFGDGIMSAIDFTMDIDKEENPAGDRVKVTMNGKFLAYKSW; from the coding sequence ATGATGACAAAATTAGAAATGACCGAAGCAATTATCTTAGCTAAAAGTGAAAAGTCTGTAGGCTGGGCTGAAATCGCAACAGCCGCTGGCTTAAGCGAAGTTTATACAACATCAGCTTGTTTAGGCATGAACCATTTAGACCCAGAGCCTGCAGAAAAAGTTGCAGAATTTTTAGGGTTAAGCAGTGAAGTAGCGACCGCTTTAAAAGCATTCCCAACTAAAACATGGGATCAAATCGTACCAACAGATCCTCTTATTTATCGTTTATATGAAATTGTGGGAGTTTATGGCCCAACAATGAAAGAAATCATTAATGAAAAGTTTGGTGATGGAATTATGAGTGCCATTGACTTTACTATGGATATTGATAAAGAAGAAAACCCAGCAGGTGACCGCGTTAAAGTTACTATGAATGGTAAATTTTTAGCCTATAAGTCTTGGTAA
- a CDS encoding DEAD/DEAH box helicase: MTVDVTFKDLNLSPDVLKAITDIGYETPSPIQAQAIPALMTGNDILGMAQTGTGKTAAFALPALSQADIKQKNPQILVLAPTRELAIQVAEAFQGFAHHMKGFHVLPIYGGSDYGTQIRALNRGVHVVVGTPGRVMDHIRKGTLKLDTLKLLVLDEADEMLRMGFIDDVEWILQQTPESRQIALFSATMPKEVHRIASNYLNNPTEVIIKNKTSTATTIDQKYLLVSGGHKLDALTRILEAEEEIDGSIIFVRTKTATVDLAERLEARGYAAAALNGDIAQNQRERIVDQLKKGKLDILVATDVVARGLDVPRISHVFNYDIPQDNESYVHRIGRTGRAGRTGTAVLFVTPRERRLLSSIERTTKSKIPEMHLPSTQDINDSRVEKFKSRIVEATQLEDTAFYQEMIEQIESEKNIPAVEIAAGLARLLQGDIPFFMSDKPIREPRAERNAGDSDRGGRGRSDRGGDRGGRERKPRRERSATPDEGMTRFRIEVGTQHGVRPGNIVGCIANEAGLDSEFIRQLNIEDTYSTVDLPSDMPKAAKEDLSKAWVCGQQLKIREVSGTAGAEPRKRLSRNKPAPGKDKGKPRRAPKRS, from the coding sequence ATGACTGTTGATGTAACATTCAAAGACTTAAATTTATCTCCAGACGTACTTAAAGCCATTACCGATATTGGCTATGAAACGCCTTCACCAATTCAAGCACAAGCTATCCCTGCTTTAATGACAGGAAACGATATCCTTGGTATGGCACAAACCGGTACAGGTAAAACTGCCGCGTTTGCTTTACCAGCCTTATCGCAAGCGGACATTAAACAAAAAAACCCTCAGATTTTAGTATTAGCACCAACTCGCGAATTAGCGATTCAGGTAGCTGAAGCATTCCAAGGTTTTGCACACCATATGAAAGGTTTTCACGTATTACCAATCTATGGTGGTTCAGATTACGGAACTCAGATCCGTGCCCTAAACCGTGGTGTCCACGTTGTGGTTGGTACACCTGGTCGTGTTATGGACCATATCCGTAAAGGAACATTGAAACTTGATACTCTAAAACTACTTGTTTTAGATGAAGCTGACGAAATGCTTCGCATGGGCTTTATTGATGATGTTGAATGGATTCTGCAACAAACACCAGAAAGCCGTCAAATTGCATTATTCTCGGCAACCATGCCTAAAGAAGTACACCGTATTGCAAGCAATTACCTTAATAATCCGACTGAAGTCATTATTAAGAACAAAACATCAACTGCAACCACAATTGATCAAAAATACTTGTTAGTAAGCGGCGGTCACAAACTAGATGCGCTAACCCGCATTTTAGAAGCCGAAGAAGAAATTGATGGTTCAATTATCTTTGTGCGTACTAAAACCGCTACGGTTGATTTAGCAGAGCGTTTAGAAGCACGTGGTTATGCTGCAGCTGCTTTAAATGGTGATATTGCCCAAAACCAACGTGAGCGTATTGTTGACCAACTTAAAAAAGGTAAGTTAGATATCTTAGTGGCGACCGACGTGGTTGCGCGTGGGCTTGATGTTCCACGTATTAGCCATGTATTTAACTACGATATTCCGCAAGATAACGAATCTTATGTTCACCGTATTGGCCGTACTGGTCGTGCAGGTCGTACAGGTACTGCCGTTTTATTTGTTACCCCGCGTGAACGTCGTTTATTAAGCTCTATTGAGCGTACCACGAAGAGCAAAATTCCAGAAATGCACTTGCCGTCAACGCAAGACATTAACGATAGCCGTGTTGAGAAGTTCAAATCACGTATTGTTGAAGCGACTCAATTAGAAGATACCGCTTTCTACCAAGAAATGATTGAACAAATTGAATCTGAAAAGAATATTCCTGCAGTAGAAATCGCTGCTGGTTTAGCTCGTTTATTGCAGGGCGATATTCCATTCTTTATGTCTGACAAGCCTATTCGTGAACCACGTGCAGAACGCAATGCTGGTGATAGCGATCGTGGTGGTCGTGGTCGTTCAGATCGCGGCGGTGATCGTGGCGGTCGTGAACGTAAACCTCGTCGTGAGCGTTCGGCTACACCGGATGAAGGTATGACTCGTTTCCGTATTGAAGTTGGAACTCAACACGGTGTTCGTCCTGGTAATATTGTTGGCTGTATTGCTAACGAAGCTGGATTAGATAGCGAATTCATTCGCCAGTTAAACATTGAAGACACATACAGCACAGTTGATTTACCTTCTGATATGCCAAAAGCAGCTAAAGAAGATTTGAGTAAAGCTTGGGTATGTGGTCAGCAACTTAAAATTCGTGAAGTATCTGGTACAGCTGGTGCAGAGCCTCGCAAACGCCTTTCACGTAATAAACCTGCTCCAGGAAAAGACAAAGGTAAACCACGTCGTGCACCAAAACGTAGTTAA
- a CDS encoding GIY-YIG nuclease family protein yields the protein MNNQDVLKRETPSINNQACQNWFVYLLRCADNTLYCGITTNLIKRLRQHNGEIVGGAKYTKVRQPCELVYSEKSESRSEASKREYEIKQLSKKAKEQLINNK from the coding sequence ATGAATAATCAGGATGTTTTAAAGCGGGAAACTCCCTCTATAAACAACCAGGCCTGTCAAAACTGGTTTGTTTATCTATTACGTTGTGCCGATAATACTTTATATTGCGGGATAACCACTAATCTTATAAAACGCCTTCGCCAGCATAATGGTGAGATAGTCGGCGGAGCAAAATACACCAAAGTACGCCAACCCTGTGAGCTCGTATATTCAGAAAAGTCAGAAAGTCGCAGTGAAGCTTCTAAACGAGAATATGAGATTAAACAATTATCTAAAAAAGCTAAAGAGCAATTGATTAACAACAAGTAA